The DNA segment AGCTCTTCCAGATGCTCGCGATATTTTTCCAGCTTTTCTTCGGCCCCTTTTCGTTCCTCCTCCACACTGATGGCGGAAACAATAATACTCATAACCCGATTGTCTCCCCTGCTTAAATGATAATCATCTTTAAACAACGCGCAGAGTGAGCCCACATAATCATTGCCGAATTTAACTGCCTTACCTATATATGTCTGTAATTTATAATTAGTTATATTGGAATCAATCTTTGCATAACGGGATTGCTGAAGATTTGAAACCGCTAAAAATTTGTTACTGTTCTTTTTTATTAGATTGTAGCATATATTGTCTTCGACCTTTTCCGCCGGTTTGTAATCCGGATGAGTTTTCCACTTTCCCCTTGAGTAGATAACTCCATCTTCCAATCGGTTGTAAATGGCACAGGTGGCACCCAGAAGCTCTCCGCAAAGGGCAGTCAAACGATTTATGTTGTCAAGGGATTCGGACCCAAAGCTCAGAAAACAGTCGTTTATCTTGGAAAGCCTCTCTTCAAGGCGCACCCTGCGGCTCATTTCCTGTTTAATTTCAGTAATATCCCGGTTACTGACACGCCTTCCCAGAGAGCGACCATCCATTCCCTTAACCGGTTGGCAAACATGACCTATCCAGCGCACCACCCCCTCACGAGAAATAATACGAAATTCAAGGGATTCAACTTTCTGGCTTTGCAACTCAGTGCTCAGATGTCTTATTATATGATGCCGGTCATCAGGATGAATAATTTCTTCAATCAATTTGGGATTTTTTACAAAGTCATCCGGCAGATATCCGGTGATACGTTCACATGACGGCGAAACATAAACAAGCCTCCCATCTTCCCCAACCCAGTATTCCCAGTGATAGGTGAAGTCAGCTACGGTTTTAAAGCTTTCTTCACTTTTCCTTAAAGCATCTCTTGCTTTCCTTAGAGCATTGATGCTGACCTGTGCATGGGAACCAAAGATAATTAAAAGGCATAAAACGATCACACGCGTGTATATATCATATAAATCAGGCCCGACCAGCTCCTGCATTAAATTGAGCTTTTGGGAAAAAAAGATATTTAAAATGGAATCCAGAAGCCAATATATGGTCGCAATAATAATTCCGGACAGAATCATTGACTCCGCAATATTTTTTGCACCTCTAGCGGAACCCTTCATTTTTGATATCTTTAGCCTTTTCAATCCGTACTCCCTATTAGTGCAAACATTAAAGATTACAATACATTTGAATGCTCTTATTGTCAACATCGATGGCGTCGCAGAAAGTCCCATCTACAGCGCCTTTTATACGGAAGCCTTTTTTTGGGCCACAGACCCACACAGACTCACGCGGACATGCTATGAACTGCCTATCGCATTTCATAGCAGAGATTTTTTGTCCTGACGACCCGTCTTCGCTAAAGCTACACCGCGGCAGACCTGTCCGAACGAAAGCTGCATCGCTTTGCAAATTTTTTTACTGCCCAAAGGGCACATGGTTTTTCACCGGCCATTGTCGGCCGGGGAAAGGATCTTTTGGTAAAATATTTCATTTTTCACTGATGTTATTTATGTCTGCGTCCGTCTGTGTGGGTCTGTGGCTAATTATTAATAGGCTGTCTGCCGATGCTGAAATATGCAAAACCCTGCTCTGCCACAAATGACGGGGAATAGAGATTGCGGCCGTCAAAAATTACTGGTGCGGTCAATGCTTCTTTAATACGTTTAAAATCCGGATTTCTGAACTGGTTCCAGTCAGTAACAACAGCCAAAGCATCCGCTCCATTAACGACTTCATATTGATTATCGAGCACTTTGGTATGAGGGTTATCTTTAAGAGCTTTTTTAGCGTTTTCCCCGGCAACCGGATCAAAGGCACGGATATGCATCCCCTCACATGCTAATTGTGAAATGATCTCCAAAGAAGCTGATTCACGAATATCATCCGTATTTGCTTTAAAGGAAAGTCCCCAAATAGCCAAAGTTTTGCCCCTCACACCATTTTGATTGGAAAAATAATCCTTGATTTTATCAGCCAGCACCCTTTTCTGTCTGGCGTTTACTTCATCCACAGCTGAAATTAGTTTTGGCTCATATCCATTTTCCCGGGTTGAATTTATAAGCGCTTTTACATCTTTGGGAAAGCATGACCCCCCATACCCGACACCCGGGTATATAAAATGGTAACCGATCCGGTGGTCAGAGCCAATACCCTTTCTGACATCACTGACATCCGCGCCGATATGTTCGCAAATGTTGGCCATTTCGTTCATAAAAGATATTTTGGTTGCCAGCATGCAGTTGGCGGCATATTTGGTCAGTTCAGCGCTTCTTATACTCATGACAATCATTTTTTCGCGACTGCGCGCAAAAGGAGCATATAATGTTTCCATCAGCTTAGCGGTGCGGATATTGTCTGTCCCTAAAATAACCCTGTCCGGTTTCATGAAATCGTTGATGGCGTCGCCTTCTTTTAGAAATTCAGGATTTGAAACCACATCAAATTCAATATTAAGTCCCCTTTTTTTCATCTCTTGCTGAATAATTTTATATACCTGATCTGCTGTCCCCACGGGAACCGTCGATTTATTTATAATAATCTTGTATTCCTTTATAACCTTCCCGATTTGAGATGCCACCTGATAGATATATTCAAGATCGCAGGAACCGTCAGGCCTTGGGGGTGTCCCCACACAGTTGAGTATAAATAATGCATCTTCAATACCTTCTGCCAAATTTGTAGAAAAACTCAGTCGCCCTTGTTCAATATTTCTCTTTACGAGTTGTTCCAGGCCAGGCTCATAGATATGAATTTTTCCTGACTTAAGTCCATCGATTATGATTGGATCGACATCAATACAGCAAACATCATTACCCATTTCCGCAAAACAGGCGGCAGTAACCAGTCCCACATATCCGGTCCCTACGATACATATGTTCATGATAAATAAGCCTTTCTTTTTTATAGCTCATAGTTCAAAAATTGAATTGATTCTGTTTTATGTTTTTCTTATTAGACAGGATCAACTGGATTTTCAAGATAATAACCTAATTCATCACTTTCCGGAAGAAAGTGATGAAAGACAATCCACTTTCAGCGGAAAAGTAATCATAATTGTTATCTTCGTTGAAGGCGATGATATTTTTTCAGTTTCTTCAGGAAACTGAAAAACAAATAATCAAACAAATCCTGTATATCCTGTATATTCATCAGTTCATAAGATTGAATTCATTCTGCTGCAATATTAAAAATTCCTATCTTGCAATTTCAAGGCATTTTGTCCTGTCAATTTTGCCGTTGGTGTTTTTGGGAAGCAAGCGAACTAATTTAATGGAGCTGGGGAGTTTATATTTTGGAAGTTTATCGGCGCAGAGTTTCATTATTTTGTTATTACTGCTGGTTCCATTTTTGGGTACTGCGATGGCAACTATCTTGTTACCCAACAGTTCATCCGGAACTCCTATAACTGCAGTTTCAATGACCAGTTCAGTCGCCATCAAGGCGTCTTCGATTTCCTGAGGATTAATCCGGTGCCCGCCAACTTTTAATAGATTGTCTTTGCGCCCATTCACAAAGAAGTATCCCTTTTCGTCATAGTAGCCCAGATCTCCGGTGTGATATCCGTTTTCATCTAAAGCAGCAGAGGTTGCCTTTTTATCCTTCCAGTAGCCCTGCATGATATTCTTGCCTGAAGCGACGAGTTCGCCTGTCTGACCGGCCGGGAGTTCCTTACCGCTTTTATTTATCACCTTCAACGTCACACCGGAAATCGGCTTGCCGATGGAACCCATTCTATTGGCAAGTTGATCGGGTCTAAGATATGTCAGCCGTGCAGACGCTTCGGTAGCACCATACATAATATAAATTTGTGTATGTACAGGCAAAACTTTTCGAAGTTCTTTTTTAATCTGTTGAGACATATGCCCGCCGGCCTGTGTGCAGTATCTGAGTGAATGAAGCCTGTTCCGATAGCTTTTTAAAGGAGAACGATGAAGGAGGTAGGCATAGGTGGAAGGAACGCCGGAAAATCCGGTGACTTTTTCTTCGACCATCTGCTTGATAACCGCTGCTGGAAAAGCGAACTTGTTATTTATAACTACGCTTCCACCCACTGCAAAATGTGTATTTAAAAGTGATTTTCCCATCACATAAAAAAAAGGAAGGACTGCCATTTGAATATCTTTATCTGTCAAAGCCAAATACCGGCAGATGGAATTCGTGTTTGAAACAATATTATTATGGGACAACATCACCCCTTTTGGCGTTCCTGTTGAACCCGAAGTATATATGATACTTGCAAGATCTGATTCTTCAATACTGGTTTTGAACCGAATTGGCAGATTCACAGTTACATCATCACGAATAACATCTTCCCAGGGAAAAACAGCAAAAGGATAAGATGACCACTTTTGTTTTGGGTTTTTTAATAGCAAAGCCCTTATGCTATAAAGTGAAAGATCGGTTGCTTTAAGGAGCCTTTCAAATCTTGATGTAGCTATAATTACTTCAGGTTCCAACTCCTCCAGAAGAGGTTTCAAACCGTCAGGTTTTAAGTCACTACTTAAAGGGACTGCCACAGCGCCCGTTTTTAGCACGCCGTAATAGCTAACCACATACTCCAGGCAATTTTCTAGAAACAGGACAATCCTATCTCCTTTGGAGATGCCCAGCTTTATGAGCCAGTGGGCTAACAGGTTCGCTTTTGTGTTAATCTGGCTATAAGTTGCCCGTACTTCTTCGTGGACCAGTGCGGTCTTATCAGGAAAGAGTTTGGTGCTTTGTTCCAGAAAATGATGGATTAACTTGGCTTGTGGTTTATTGTCAGTTGTTCGTTGCATGATTTTTTCAGGAGATATTATTTCACCGCCTATTTGCTCCGTTCATTCGAAGTACAGAGCACGCAGGTGCATGCGATTTTTTTTTATTAGCCACAGACCCACACAGACAGACACAGACGTTTTATTCGGCTGACGCAGCCGAATAAAAAGAGTCATCGCTTCGCGATTTTTTTTTAATGTCCAAAGGGCGCATGGTTTTTCCCCGGTCATGGCCTGCCGCGGCGAAGCCTTGGCGAAGACGGGTCGGCCGGGAAAAAGAGCTGTTCGGTGAAATATAAGATATTTCACTGATGTTTTTATGTCTGTGTGGGTCCGTGGCTAATTATATATAAAGCAATTTACAATTATGCAGCTATTTTCCTTTCCAGAAATGCAGTTACATTATTGATGGAGTCCAGATTTTCCGGTACAAGTTCTTCATCCTCAACGGCAATTGAAAACTCTTCTTCCAAAAAAGTGACCAGTTCAAGGATTCCTGTTGAATCAATGATTCCCTCTTCGAGAAATGAGGTTTCATCTTTTAGGCCATCTTCGCTTCCGAAAAGGAAGTTTTCTACAATAAATGTTTTAATCTTTTCTTTTGTTTCGTTCATTTTAATCCTTTCTTATATTTTATTAGCCACAGACCCACACAAATAGACACAGACTATTATCTTCTGCCGACTCGGCAGAAGATAATAATGGTTTAGCCTAAGGCAAGTTATAGAATGAATCGCTTGATTTCTGCCTTTGGATGAGTAAAATTTACCAGAAGCCCGATTTTATACCCAGTGGCCTTTAGGTAGTTCAACAGTTGTGCCTCATGTATTTTCTGCAAAGAGTCAATAGCTTTGAGTTCTAAAATGACTTGATTCTCGACAACAATATCAGCAAAATATTCACCTATTTCAACACCTTTATATTTAACTTTTATGGGGACTTGACTTTCGGCTTTAACTTTTCTGTCAACCAATTCAACCATTAAAGCATTTTCGTAAACTTTTTCCAAAAACCCTGCCCCAAGTTCACGATTTACTTCAAATATAGCACCGTTGATCCTATATGTGATATCATCTATATTCATTGTTATTATTAGCCACAGACACTCACAGACGGTCACGTACATGCAATGAAATGCTTGACGCATTTCATTGCAGAGATATTTCGTCCGGACGACCAGTCTTCGCCAGGGCTACGCCGCGGCAAGCTTGTCCGAACGAAAACTTCATCGCTTCGCGAAAAAATAATATATTTTAAACTACTTGCAATAAATACGAATTCGCTAATTATCAGCATTGGCATCGAAAAATTGGTCTGCTTTTTCCGCCTTTGGCGGATGACTGTATTTGTCCGAGCGAGTTGCTCGGACAAATGTCTGTGTAAGTCTGTGTGGGTCTGTGGCTAAATTATTTTTCATTTCATAATTTCAGGGATATCTTCCATCAACAGAGGCGGCAGATGCAAGTATCGAGTAGTCATCCTTTTGGTGTCGATATCGTCGTACACTCTTTGAATCTGATCCGGTTTAAGATTCAGATATTCAGCAACAATTTCAACCGATATGTCATTGTTTTTCCCATACAGGCAAAGATCCATTTGATCATAGGGAAGGGAGAAATAGAATTCATCCTGGCCCTGGGAAAGTGAGTAAGTATCTGTAGTCGGTGGTCGTTCTCTTATTTTCTTAGGAACACCGAGATACTTCGCCAACTGATATACCTGGGTCTTATAAAGATGGGCGATCGGTTTCACATCTGCCGCCCCATCACCCAGTTTTACAAAAAATCCCTGATCGTACTCCAAGCGATTCGGAGTCCCGGCTACAGCAAAATTCAATCGATCGGCATGATAATATTCAAGCATTTTTCGTATGCGCTGCTTGAAATTGGTTGCAGCAACGATTTCAAGATATGCCCTCAGCGGTAGCCGTTTCTTTATAATTGTGTTGTCAGGGCTTTGAGCAATAATTGAAAATAGATTGAAACCCTTTGTTTCAATCACATTCGGGGTCACAATTTTAGACTTCCATCCATCCCCGTATTGGGGAATAACCATTCTTACAGCTTCATCATACCTTCGGTAAAAACCAACGGATTGGAGAATGGTTGAAATATCCTCATGGATTTTGTCAACGCCGAAATGATCTGCCACCGAACTGCTCAGCTTCAGTGTGTCGTCTGAAGAATGTTTCTCCGGCATAAGCAAAGCCAACACCCGATCCGGACCTAAAGCATTTACAGAAAGTGCAGTCGTCACACTGCTGTCTATACCTCCGGAAAGAGCGACAATCAGACCTCGTCGTTTTAACTGGCCTGTTAAAAAACTGCGCAGGCGTTTGGTAATTTTATCAACTTCTTTTTCCGCATCGATAATTAAAACATCTTTTGAGAATGTTGTATTTTTCATAAATATCCTTTTTAATTTTTTTGACAGGATTTACTGGATTAGTTGGATTTTTTATTTTTAACTTTCCAGAAGAAAGTCAAAAAACAACATTCGCCTGCGGCGAAATTAAGATAGTACATTTTATTGGTTATACTCAGATTAAATAGAAGTTCATGAAAATGGTATGATGAACATTCTTATTTCGGCAGAAAGTGGATTAAGCTTCAACACTTTCTTCTGGAAAGTGTTGAAAAGAAAAACTATCCTGAAAATCCTGTCAATCCTGTCTAATAAAAAAAATATTCGGTTTCCTATTTTCCTGGCTTCCTAGTTTCCGCTTCTATATGGCTGGCTTCGAGTTAACGTTATGGTGAAAAGACCGCGGTTTTCCACGTAGTCATTTGTATCAATGGAGGAATTAACCCTATTATATTCGTATTCAGCCCTTATGATAAAATTGATGTTTGAAGACAGCCATCTTTCATATGTATAGCTGAGCCCGGCTCCGCCATGTGTGGTTTTGTCTCTGCGGGTGGGGACCTCGTCTTCATATTTATCCTGCCGGTATGTACTGAAAATATCCCCGGTAATACGTCTGGTAATATTATATTCTGCTTCTATACCAGCTTCATAGAATATTGAAAATCCCAGGTTTTCAGCGCCAAAAAAAGCATCATCGTGCCCTGCTGACCCTAAAAGGCTGATTGAACCCCTTCTGAACGTCTTGGTAATATCGCAATTTGCCGTTGCGCCAGCCTCGTCATCTATGTTACCGGCTCTTTTGCTGTTATCCTGAACAAAATAACCGACATCAGCAGAAATGGATATATCCTGGGCAACAGAGTAATCAAAACCGATATAAGGATTATAAATCTGATAATCCTCATCAGTTTTTTCAAAGTCAACATAGATATGGGAGTAAGCCAAATATCCTTCAAACTGCCGGGTAAAACGCCTGATCAATCTGATGCTTCCAATGCCTTCCTCAAAATCATTTGATGGATCTCCGGCATCCGGACCAGTATAAAATTCATCTTCCCTGTCATACTCAGCCTTTGTATATGTTCCGGCTAATTCAACCCCCCATCTGGGAGTAAACCAATAGGTTAGACCTGCTGACGGAATATGTCGTGTATTGTCCTCAAGGGTTTTGTCTTCGTTTTCAAGTACGCCATAGGCGTATTCAATATAGAATGAGTCGTTTTCTCCAAACCGATTGGTAAACCTTACACTGGCTGTGTTTGTCCAGTAAGGCTCTCTTGTGGTTCTTAAGGTTGGATCTGTCTCTATCGCAGGATCTTCAGAGCGTAAATGATTCATTTCTTCTTCACCAAGCGGATCTTCAGTTCGCACAAAAGCATCTCTGACTTCCAGCCTGTTGTTTCGTGTCAGATCTGCCCACCCGTATAAAAGGGTTGTATGCCGCCAGGTATCGTTTTCGGAAAACTCATGATAAAGGACAGCTGCCGGATCATACGACAGTTCTATCCCCGCATGCTGCCACA comes from the Thermodesulfobacteriota bacterium genome and includes:
- a CDS encoding UDP-glucose/GDP-mannose dehydrogenase family protein — translated: MNICIVGTGYVGLVTAACFAEMGNDVCCIDVDPIIIDGLKSGKIHIYEPGLEQLVKRNIEQGRLSFSTNLAEGIEDALFILNCVGTPPRPDGSCDLEYIYQVASQIGKVIKEYKIIINKSTVPVGTADQVYKIIQQEMKKRGLNIEFDVVSNPEFLKEGDAINDFMKPDRVILGTDNIRTAKLMETLYAPFARSREKMIVMSIRSAELTKYAANCMLATKISFMNEMANICEHIGADVSDVRKGIGSDHRIGYHFIYPGVGYGGSCFPKDVKALINSTRENGYEPKLISAVDEVNARQKRVLADKIKDYFSNQNGVRGKTLAIWGLSFKANTDDIRESASLEIISQLACEGMHIRAFDPVAGENAKKALKDNPHTKVLDNQYEVVNGADALAVVTDWNQFRNPDFKRIKEALTAPVIFDGRNLYSPSFVAEQGFAYFSIGRQPINN
- a CDS encoding outer membrane beta-barrel protein translates to MKPKFYFFLAISSILFTASSVFAFQATFLPRISVTEEYTDNLYLAEDNEEDELITIISLGFTTELLWQHAGIELSYDPAAVLYHEFSENDTWRHTTLLYGWADLTRNNRLEVRDAFVRTEDPLGEEEMNHLRSEDPAIETDPTLRTTREPYWTNTASVRFTNRFGENDSFYIEYAYGVLENEDKTLEDNTRHIPSAGLTYWFTPRWGVELAGTYTKAEYDREDEFYTGPDAGDPSNDFEEGIGSIRLIRRFTRQFEGYLAYSHIYVDFEKTDEDYQIYNPYIGFDYSVAQDISISADVGYFVQDNSKRAGNIDDEAGATANCDITKTFRRGSISLLGSAGHDDAFFGAENLGFSIFYEAGIEAEYNITRRITGDIFSTYRQDKYEDEVPTRRDKTTHGGAGLSYTYERWLSSNINFIIRAEYEYNRVNSSIDTNDYVENRGLFTITLTRSQPYRSGN
- the nadE gene encoding NAD(+) synthase, which gives rise to MKNTTFSKDVLIIDAEKEVDKITKRLRSFLTGQLKRRGLIVALSGGIDSSVTTALSVNALGPDRVLALLMPEKHSSDDTLKLSSSVADHFGVDKIHEDISTILQSVGFYRRYDEAVRMVIPQYGDGWKSKIVTPNVIETKGFNLFSIIAQSPDNTIIKKRLPLRAYLEIVAATNFKQRIRKMLEYYHADRLNFAVAGTPNRLEYDQGFFVKLGDGAADVKPIAHLYKTQVYQLAKYLGVPKKIRERPPTTDTYSLSQGQDEFYFSLPYDQMDLCLYGKNNDISVEIVAEYLNLKPDQIQRVYDDIDTKRMTTRYLHLPPLLMEDIPEIMK
- a CDS encoding GxxExxY protein, whose amino-acid sequence is MNIDDITYRINGAIFEVNRELGAGFLEKVYENALMVELVDRKVKAESQVPIKVKYKGVEIGEYFADIVVENQVILELKAIDSLQKIHEAQLLNYLKATGYKIGLLVNFTHPKAEIKRFIL
- a CDS encoding acyl carrier protein, whose amino-acid sequence is MNETKEKIKTFIVENFLFGSEDGLKDETSFLEEGIIDSTGILELVTFLEEEFSIAVEDEELVPENLDSINNVTAFLERKIAA
- a CDS encoding class I adenylate-forming enzyme family protein, which gives rise to MQRTTDNKPQAKLIHHFLEQSTKLFPDKTALVHEEVRATYSQINTKANLLAHWLIKLGISKGDRIVLFLENCLEYVVSYYGVLKTGAVAVPLSSDLKPDGLKPLLEELEPEVIIATSRFERLLKATDLSLYSIRALLLKNPKQKWSSYPFAVFPWEDVIRDDVTVNLPIRFKTSIEESDLASIIYTSGSTGTPKGVMLSHNNIVSNTNSICRYLALTDKDIQMAVLPFFYVMGKSLLNTHFAVGGSVVINNKFAFPAAVIKQMVEEKVTGFSGVPSTYAYLLHRSPLKSYRNRLHSLRYCTQAGGHMSQQIKKELRKVLPVHTQIYIMYGATEASARLTYLRPDQLANRMGSIGKPISGVTLKVINKSGKELPAGQTGELVASGKNIMQGYWKDKKATSAALDENGYHTGDLGYYDEKGYFFVNGRKDNLLKVGGHRINPQEIEDALMATELVIETAVIGVPDELLGNKIVAIAVPKNGTSSNNKIMKLCADKLPKYKLPSSIKLVRLLPKNTNGKIDRTKCLEIAR